A section of the Kribbella voronezhensis genome encodes:
- a CDS encoding TetR-like C-terminal domain-containing protein, whose product MPDRPSRPGGRSNRVLTAIYTAVGELVGQRADKISFPVIAERAGVNPTTLYRRWADVNALLEDVAVAALTRDGESVPDTGSLERDLTEWANIIARDINRPERARYLRAMVAARVDLVANCAITDARREQAAEMVRRANERGEKTPTVAQILDHIVAPLYYTVVFALPLDDDHAGRLVRDVLAMAR is encoded by the coding sequence GTGCCTGATCGACCGAGTCGCCCGGGAGGGCGCAGCAACCGGGTGCTGACCGCGATCTACACGGCCGTCGGCGAACTCGTCGGTCAGCGCGCCGACAAGATCAGCTTTCCGGTCATCGCCGAGCGCGCGGGGGTCAACCCGACGACGCTCTACCGGCGCTGGGCCGACGTCAACGCGCTGCTCGAGGACGTCGCCGTCGCAGCCCTCACGCGCGACGGTGAGTCCGTACCCGACACCGGGTCCCTCGAGCGGGACCTGACCGAGTGGGCGAACATCATCGCCCGCGACATCAACCGTCCCGAGCGAGCCCGCTACCTGCGGGCGATGGTGGCGGCCCGGGTCGACCTGGTCGCGAACTGCGCGATCACCGACGCGCGCCGCGAGCAGGCGGCGGAGATGGTACGGCGCGCCAACGAACGCGGAGAGAAGACGCCGACCGTCGCGCAGATCCTCGACCACATCGTGGCGCCGCTGTATTACACCGTCGTCTTCGCCCTGCCGCTCGACGACGACCACGCCGGGCGCCTGGTCCGCGACGTACTCGCGATGGCCCGCTGA
- a CDS encoding MFS transporter → MFSRSVSFVVAGAAGAATLTAASAPSPLYPVYQRLWGFSAFVLTVVFAVYVFALLAALLTVGSLSDRVGRRPVASGALVLLALGMVLFAIAGGTGALVVARIVQGVAVGAATGTTTAMILDSAPNPRFGSVVSSAVPSLGIVIGAVLAGALVEFAPLPRQLVFWILTAVYLVLAALVWLIPERARPEPTSRESLWRSLRPSAGLPSAVRPVFFALIPSMAATWALAGLYLSLGSSVLGAVLDVHSHFVVGVVLGVFFAAGAAGTVVSTVTPPRWREWLGYGTLALGVLVTMAAMLLTTLPLYVAGSAVAGLGFGAGFRFAVNALGEAAPDAQRGEVFATMYIVSYLAFSVPALAAGLAAERFGLEPTAVAYGALEVALILIAAVAGIIRAGRQIGGNELPTVVDEAELPCRTS, encoded by the coding sequence GTGTTCAGCCGTTCAGTCTCGTTCGTCGTCGCCGGGGCGGCCGGCGCAGCCACGCTGACTGCCGCGTCGGCGCCGTCGCCGCTGTATCCCGTCTACCAGCGGCTCTGGGGGTTCTCGGCGTTCGTGCTGACGGTCGTCTTCGCCGTCTATGTCTTCGCGCTGCTCGCCGCCTTGCTGACCGTCGGCTCGCTCTCGGACCGGGTCGGCCGTCGTCCGGTCGCCTCCGGAGCCCTCGTGCTGCTGGCGCTGGGCATGGTGCTGTTCGCGATCGCCGGAGGTACCGGCGCCCTGGTGGTCGCGCGCATCGTGCAGGGTGTTGCCGTCGGCGCAGCCACCGGTACGACGACAGCCATGATCCTGGACTCGGCGCCGAACCCACGGTTCGGTTCGGTCGTCAGCAGCGCGGTCCCGTCCCTGGGCATCGTGATCGGAGCGGTCCTCGCCGGTGCCCTCGTGGAGTTCGCGCCGCTGCCTCGCCAGCTCGTCTTCTGGATCCTCACCGCGGTCTACCTGGTGCTTGCAGCGCTCGTCTGGCTGATTCCCGAGCGCGCCCGTCCGGAGCCGACCTCGCGGGAGTCGCTGTGGAGGTCGCTGCGGCCGAGCGCCGGTCTTCCGTCGGCCGTGCGGCCGGTCTTCTTCGCCCTGATTCCTTCGATGGCCGCGACGTGGGCGCTCGCCGGGTTGTACCTGTCACTGGGGTCGTCGGTGCTCGGCGCTGTCCTCGATGTGCACAGCCATTTCGTCGTCGGCGTCGTGCTCGGAGTGTTCTTCGCCGCCGGTGCAGCCGGCACTGTCGTCTCGACCGTCACCCCGCCGCGATGGCGCGAGTGGCTCGGGTACGGAACGCTCGCCCTCGGTGTTCTGGTCACTATGGCGGCGATGCTGCTGACTACGCTGCCGCTCTACGTCGCCGGATCGGCAGTCGCTGGGCTGGGCTTCGGCGCGGGGTTCCGGTTCGCCGTCAACGCACTCGGTGAGGCGGCGCCGGATGCCCAGCGCGGGGAGGTGTTCGCGACGATGTACATCGTCAGCTACCTCGCGTTCAGTGTGCCCGCACTGGCTGCCGGGCTCGCCGCCGAACGCTTCGGCCTCGAGCCGACAGCCGTCGCGTACGGCGCCCTGGAAGTCGCCTTGATCCTGATCGCCGCAGTTGCCGGGATCATCCGCGCCGGCCGGCAGATCGGCGGGAACGAGTTGCCGACTGTCGTCGACGAAGCGGAGTTGCCCTGTCGGACCAGTTGA
- a CDS encoding alpha/beta fold hydrolase, with protein sequence MGFTSTAVAHTPTLDIAFEEAGPPDGVPVVLLHGFPYDVRSYDAVVAPLVARNARVLAPYLRGFGPTTFRDRDTLRSGQQAALGQDLVDFMDALGLESAVLAGYDWGGRAACITAALFPQRVRGLVTVDGYNIQNIAGANEPTLPEWESTLWYQFYFHSERGRRGLTQHREELCSLLWRMWSPTWAEAGAAFAASAPSLHNPDFVDVVIHSYRHRYGLVAGDPRYQQIEELLAQQPPIAVPTVMLESGADGLLGPSPAGDRPHFTGPYEHRVLENAGHNAPQEAPDDFADAVLSLL encoded by the coding sequence ATGGGATTCACCTCGACGGCGGTCGCCCACACGCCCACTTTGGACATCGCCTTCGAAGAGGCCGGGCCGCCTGACGGCGTACCGGTCGTGCTGCTGCACGGCTTCCCGTACGACGTCCGTTCGTACGACGCGGTCGTGGCGCCGCTGGTCGCGCGGAACGCCCGCGTGCTTGCGCCGTACCTCCGCGGCTTCGGGCCGACCACCTTCCGCGACCGGGACACGTTGCGCTCGGGACAGCAGGCCGCGCTCGGGCAGGATCTCGTCGACTTCATGGACGCGCTCGGCCTCGAGTCCGCCGTCCTGGCGGGCTACGACTGGGGCGGCAGGGCTGCCTGTATCACCGCGGCCCTGTTCCCCCAGCGAGTCCGGGGGCTTGTCACCGTCGACGGCTACAACATCCAGAACATCGCCGGCGCGAACGAGCCCACCTTGCCGGAGTGGGAGAGCACGCTGTGGTACCAGTTCTACTTCCACTCCGAGCGAGGACGGCGTGGGCTGACTCAGCATCGCGAAGAGCTCTGCTCGCTGCTGTGGCGCATGTGGTCCCCGACCTGGGCGGAGGCCGGGGCGGCCTTCGCTGCCAGTGCACCGAGCCTGCACAATCCCGACTTCGTCGACGTGGTCATCCACTCGTACCGTCATCGGTACGGACTGGTTGCCGGCGACCCTCGCTACCAGCAGATCGAAGAACTGCTGGCGCAGCAACCGCCGATCGCAGTGCCGACGGTGATGCTCGAGTCCGGTGCGGACGGCCTACTCGGACCGAGCCCGGCAGGCGACCGGCCGCACTTCACCGGCCCCTACGAGCACCGAGTCCTCGAGAATGCAGGACACAACGCCCCGCAGGAGGCCCCAGACGACTTCGCCGACGCAGTCCTCAGTCTGCTGTGA
- a CDS encoding malonic semialdehyde reductase: protein MNPEEYADPDSLGLGRLDEQAKRVLFTEARTANTFADTPVPDTELHDIWELAKWGPTSANTQPLRVLYVRPGEARDRLVKHMNEGNQAKTASAPAVAVLATDTRFHEHIPYLLPFRPELRDTFAANAELRTEAARFNAILQAGYFILSVRAHGLAAGPMGGFDATGMDSEFFPDGRLHSILVVNIGHPGEASWRPRLPRLSHDDVLQWA from the coding sequence ATGAACCCCGAGGAGTACGCCGATCCGGACTCGCTTGGGCTCGGCCGGCTGGACGAGCAGGCCAAACGCGTCCTGTTCACCGAGGCCCGGACCGCGAACACCTTCGCGGACACCCCGGTGCCGGACACGGAGCTGCACGACATCTGGGAGCTCGCCAAGTGGGGTCCCACATCGGCGAACACCCAGCCGCTGCGCGTGCTCTACGTCCGTCCCGGTGAAGCGCGGGATCGGCTGGTCAAGCACATGAACGAAGGCAACCAGGCCAAGACCGCGTCCGCGCCGGCGGTGGCCGTGCTCGCGACCGACACCCGGTTCCACGAGCACATCCCGTACTTGCTCCCGTTCCGGCCGGAGCTGAGGGACACCTTCGCGGCGAACGCGGAGCTGCGGACCGAAGCGGCGAGGTTCAACGCGATTCTGCAAGCCGGCTACTTCATTCTGTCGGTCCGCGCGCACGGTCTGGCGGCCGGCCCGATGGGCGGGTTCGACGCGACCGGGATGGACAGCGAGTTCTTCCCCGACGGCCGGCTGCACTCGATCCTGGTCGTCAACATCGGGCACCCGGGCGAGGCCAGCTGGCGCCCCCGCCTGCCACGGCTGTCACACGACGACGTGCTCCAGTGGGCGTGA
- a CDS encoding NADPH-dependent F420 reductase, with product MTAVPQYSIVGSGNVGSALARLFARAGIEVSIANTRGPETLRKLTDELGAGVHAVPLEQALASDVVLMAIPFPAIAEFGRSLPDWTGKTVVDATNAHYASNAEEILGGRPSSQYVAAQLPGATVVKAFNQLPAKVLSEALDPAVGRRVVFVASDDQEAGERIAKLVDSLGLSPVQVGRLDEGGRLIEAPNALVLRNLVERPLS from the coding sequence ATGACGGCTGTACCGCAGTACTCGATCGTCGGCAGCGGGAACGTCGGCTCGGCGCTGGCCCGGCTCTTCGCCCGCGCGGGCATCGAGGTGAGCATCGCGAACACCCGCGGGCCGGAGACGCTCCGCAAGCTCACCGACGAACTCGGCGCCGGCGTCCACGCCGTACCGCTGGAGCAGGCGCTGGCGAGCGACGTCGTCCTGATGGCGATCCCCTTCCCGGCGATCGCGGAGTTCGGCCGGTCGCTGCCGGACTGGACCGGCAAGACCGTGGTCGACGCGACCAACGCGCACTACGCATCCAACGCCGAGGAGATCCTCGGCGGCCGGCCGTCGTCCCAGTACGTCGCGGCACAGCTGCCCGGCGCGACAGTCGTCAAGGCGTTCAACCAGCTGCCCGCCAAGGTGCTGTCCGAAGCGCTCGACCCCGCCGTCGGGCGGCGCGTCGTCTTCGTCGCCTCCGACGACCAGGAGGCCGGCGAACGGATCGCGAAGCTCGTCGACTCGCTCGGCCTGTCGCCGGTTCAAGTCGGACGCCTGGACGAAGGCGGCCGGCTGATAGAGGCCCCCAACGCGCTCGTGCTGCGAAACCTGGTCGAACGCCCACTCTCCTGA
- a CDS encoding MarR family winged helix-turn-helix transcriptional regulator, with translation MTQTRWLNDREDRAWRSLMAMQDALTEYLDRQLRTRSGLSTPDYQVLAHLSEAADGRLRPFELGRLLHWEKSRLSQHLSRMEKRGLVARERCLTDQRGAIIVISPQGRALIEAAAPLHVAEVRNTFIDHLTAEELETLTAIGDKIRKRLGELDADD, from the coding sequence GTGACGCAGACGCGGTGGCTGAACGACCGGGAGGACCGGGCCTGGCGGAGCCTGATGGCGATGCAGGACGCTCTGACCGAGTACCTCGACCGCCAACTGCGGACCAGGTCGGGCCTGTCGACGCCGGACTACCAGGTCCTGGCGCACCTGTCCGAGGCGGCCGACGGCCGGCTGCGTCCGTTCGAGCTGGGCCGATTGCTGCACTGGGAGAAGAGCCGGCTGTCGCAACACCTGAGCCGGATGGAGAAGCGCGGCCTCGTGGCGCGCGAGCGCTGTCTCACCGATCAGCGCGGCGCGATCATCGTGATCTCACCACAGGGCCGTGCACTGATCGAGGCGGCCGCTCCACTCCACGTCGCGGAGGTCCGCAACACGTTCATCGACCACCTCACGGCCGAGGAGCTGGAGACCCTCACCGCCATCGGAGACAAGATCCGGAAGCGACTCGGAGAACTCGACGCCGACGACTGA
- a CDS encoding ArsR/SmtB family transcription factor translates to MATENPLRSTGVPDYELEETIELTTAEQVRAISDPLRTTILGLLHERAATVTELAAAVKRPKSTVAHHVNVLATAGLLRVVRTKRVRAIDERYYGRAARMFYVGLGRQGEGSPLPHDFNDFEVAMKESAAAYEAGQMRSFIRHARIPEERAAEFWQRVDQVIHEFDQLPRSGDTTYGFTVGLYPIIDYPMLPPVTED, encoded by the coding sequence ATGGCGACTGAAAACCCTCTTCGTTCCACCGGAGTGCCGGACTACGAGCTCGAGGAGACGATCGAGCTCACCACAGCCGAGCAGGTGCGGGCGATCAGCGACCCGCTCCGCACCACCATCCTCGGGCTGCTGCACGAACGCGCCGCGACCGTCACCGAACTGGCGGCCGCCGTCAAACGCCCGAAAAGCACCGTCGCGCACCACGTCAACGTGCTGGCCACAGCCGGCCTGCTGCGGGTCGTGCGGACGAAGCGGGTCCGCGCGATCGACGAGCGGTACTACGGTCGAGCGGCGCGGATGTTCTACGTCGGACTCGGGCGGCAAGGGGAGGGTTCACCGCTCCCCCACGACTTCAACGACTTCGAGGTCGCCATGAAGGAGTCGGCCGCGGCGTACGAAGCCGGCCAGATGCGCTCGTTCATCCGGCACGCCCGCATCCCCGAGGAACGCGCGGCCGAGTTCTGGCAGCGGGTCGACCAGGTGATCCACGAGTTCGACCAACTCCCGCGCTCGGGCGACACGACGTACGGCTTCACCGTCGGCCTCTACCCGATCATCGACTACCCGATGCTCCCTCCGGTCACCGAGGACTGA